A single window of Ostrinia nubilalis chromosome 24, ilOstNubi1.1, whole genome shotgun sequence DNA harbors:
- the LOC135083743 gene encoding uncharacterized protein LOC135083743 isoform X3, whose translation MVSSKVVCLVALALFGSTVAQPSKQAFWKGTPMDGMVEEMRSGCVEGSDPTACIKYKVMSLLDTIFKKDTFQISEAVEVTKNGAGNDVTGRSSGDFMDTIENYIQSHDVTFQLPIADTKVTVSPRNLDSDELSLNIKFNKEGARSVGEARKAKLKKIIVPILVFVLLKAMTLIPLALGVLGLKAWNALQLSFFSFVVSVALAIFQLCKKISAHGPWDAAYAATRRRRDAEPQEEAQELAYNAYNAY comes from the exons ATGGTGTCCAGCAAAGTGGTGTGTTTGGTGGCTTTGGCCCTTTTCGGAAGTACGGTGGCGCAGCCCTCGAAGCAGGCCTTCTGGAAGGGCACTCCCATGGACGGCATGGTCGAGGAGATGAGATCTGGCTGTGTCGAGGGATCTGACCCGACTGCGTGCATCAAATACAAGGTCATGTCTCTCTTGGACACCATTTTCAAAAAGGACACCTTCCAG ATCTCAGAAGCCGTTGAAGTGACTAAGAATGGTGCTGGCAACGATGTCACCGGCCGTTCGTCTGGCGACTTCATGGACACCATCGAGAACTACATCCAGTCCCACGACGTGACCTTCCAACTGCCCATCGCCGACACCAAAGTCACCGTCAGCCCCAGAAACCTCGACAGCGATGAACTGAGCCTGAACATCAAGTTCAACAAGGAAGGCGCGAGGTCCGTCGGCGAGGCCCGCAAGGCCAAGCTCAAGAAGATCATCGTCCCCATCCTGGTGTTCGTCCTCCTCAAGGCCATGACTCTCATCCCTCTGGCCCTCGGTGTCCTTGGTCTGAAGGCCTGGAACGCGCTGCAGCTGTCCTTCTTCTCTTTCGTCGTCTCCGTCGCCTTGGCCATCTTCCAGCTCTGCAAAAAG ATCTCTGCGCACGGCCCGTGGGACGCCGCCTACGCCGCCACCCGCCGCCGGAGGGACGCCGAGCCCCAGGAGGAAGCCCAGGAACTCGCCTACAACGCCTACAACGCCTACTGA
- the LOC135083743 gene encoding uncharacterized protein LOC135083743 isoform X2, which yields MVSSKVVCLVALALFGSTVAQPSKQAFWKGTPMDGMVEEMRSGCVEGSDPTACIKYKVMSLLDTIFKKDTFQISEAVEVTKNGAGNDVTGRSSGDFMDTIENYIQSHDVTFQLPIADTKVTVSPRNLDSDELSLNIKFNKEGARSVGEARKAKLKKIIVPILVFVLLKAMTLIPLALGVLGLKAWNALQLSFFSFVVSVALAIFQLCKKIAADNSHPQISAHGPWDAAYAATRRRRDAEPQEEAQELAYNAYNAY from the exons ATGGTGTCCAGCAAAGTGGTGTGTTTGGTGGCTTTGGCCCTTTTCGGAAGTACGGTGGCGCAGCCCTCGAAGCAGGCCTTCTGGAAGGGCACTCCCATGGACGGCATGGTCGAGGAGATGAGATCTGGCTGTGTCGAGGGATCTGACCCGACTGCGTGCATCAAATACAAGGTCATGTCTCTCTTGGACACCATTTTCAAAAAGGACACCTTCCAG ATCTCAGAAGCCGTTGAAGTGACTAAGAATGGTGCTGGCAACGATGTCACCGGCCGTTCGTCTGGCGACTTCATGGACACCATCGAGAACTACATCCAGTCCCACGACGTGACCTTCCAACTGCCCATCGCCGACACCAAAGTCACCGTCAGCCCCAGAAACCTCGACAGCGATGAACTGAGCCTGAACATCAAGTTCAACAAGGAAGGCGCGAGGTCCGTCGGCGAGGCCCGCAAGGCCAAGCTCAAGAAGATCATCGTCCCCATCCTGGTGTTCGTCCTCCTCAAGGCCATGACTCTCATCCCTCTGGCCCTCGGTGTCCTTGGTCTGAAGGCCTGGAACGCGCTGCAGCTGTCCTTCTTCTCTTTCGTCGTCTCCGTCGCCTTGGCCATCTTCCAGCTCTGCAAAAAG ATTGCGGCCGACAACTCCCACCCTCAGATCTCTGCGCACGGCCCGTGGGACGCCGCCTACGCCGCCACCCGCCGCCGGAGGGACGCCGAGCCCCAGGAGGAAGCCCAGGAACTCGCCTACAACGCCTACAACGCCTACTGA
- the LOC135083743 gene encoding uncharacterized protein LOC135083743 isoform X1, translating into MVSSKVVCLVALALFGSTVAQPSKQAFWKGTPMDGMVEEMRSGCVEGSDPTACIKYKVMSLLDTIFKKDTFQISEAVEVTKNGAGNDVTGRSSGDFMDTIENYIQSHDVTFQLPIADTKVTVSPRNLDSDELSLNIKFNKEGARSVGEARKAKLKKIIVPILVFVLLKAMTLIPLALGVLGLKAWNALQLSFFSFVVSVALAIFQLCKKFTQIAADNSHPQISAHGPWDAAYAATRRRRDAEPQEEAQELAYNAYNAY; encoded by the exons ATGGTGTCCAGCAAAGTGGTGTGTTTGGTGGCTTTGGCCCTTTTCGGAAGTACGGTGGCGCAGCCCTCGAAGCAGGCCTTCTGGAAGGGCACTCCCATGGACGGCATGGTCGAGGAGATGAGATCTGGCTGTGTCGAGGGATCTGACCCGACTGCGTGCATCAAATACAAGGTCATGTCTCTCTTGGACACCATTTTCAAAAAGGACACCTTCCAG ATCTCAGAAGCCGTTGAAGTGACTAAGAATGGTGCTGGCAACGATGTCACCGGCCGTTCGTCTGGCGACTTCATGGACACCATCGAGAACTACATCCAGTCCCACGACGTGACCTTCCAACTGCCCATCGCCGACACCAAAGTCACCGTCAGCCCCAGAAACCTCGACAGCGATGAACTGAGCCTGAACATCAAGTTCAACAAGGAAGGCGCGAGGTCCGTCGGCGAGGCCCGCAAGGCCAAGCTCAAGAAGATCATCGTCCCCATCCTGGTGTTCGTCCTCCTCAAGGCCATGACTCTCATCCCTCTGGCCCTCGGTGTCCTTGGTCTGAAGGCCTGGAACGCGCTGCAGCTGTCCTTCTTCTCTTTCGTCGTCTCCGTCGCCTTGGCCATCTTCCAGCTCTGCAAAAAG TTTACCCAGATTGCGGCCGACAACTCCCACCCTCAGATCTCTGCGCACGGCCCGTGGGACGCCGCCTACGCCGCCACCCGCCGCCGGAGGGACGCCGAGCCCCAGGAGGAAGCCCAGGAACTCGCCTACAACGCCTACAACGCCTACTGA